TTTGTCTCAAACTTAAAGTGAAACCGTATTACACCCATTCTGAGGTTATGGGAAAATTCGGGAATTACGCCAAAGCTGCATCTGAGTTTGACAGCAGTCTAATTGGTAAATCAGGTAAAGTAAAGATAAGTAAAGAAAGCGCGTTAATCATAAATGGCAGCTCTACCCTTACAGGAAATTTCTGCTCAGTTAGAAAGTTCAAATTTACGCGATCGCATGGTTGCACTTGCCAGTCTGCGCGATGTCCCGGCTGAAGATGCAGTACCTTTAATTAAAAAGGTGTTGGATGACGATTCTTTGCAACTGCGCTCTATGGCAATCTTTGCCTTGGGAATCAAGCAAACTGATGAATGTTATGCAATTTTAGTCAGAATTTTGCAAACAGACCCCGATTATGGCATTCGTGCAGATGCTGCTGGTGCATTGGGATATTTAGGTGATGTCAGAGCTTTTGAGGCACTAGCCAGAGCATTTTATGAAGATACTGATTGGTTAGTCCGATTTAGTGCAGCTGTGGCTTTAGGTAATCTTAAAGACCCACGCGCTCGTGAAATTCTCTTGCAGGCTTTGGATAGTAAGGAAGCGGTTTTACAAGAAGCTGCAATTTCTGCACTTGGGGAAATTGGCGACTTAGCAGCAGTTGATAATATTCTCAAATTTGCTCAATCAGATGATTGGCTAGTTAGACAACGGCTGGTAGAAGCCCTAGGAAATCTGCCCACGCCTAAGAGTATCTCGGCTTTAAAATATTTAGAGAAAGATAGCCATCCCAACGTTTCTGAAGCCGCCAGAATCTGCCTCAAGCGAATTGAAGAAAAAGGCAAGCAAGCATAAAATTTCCTTCTCCTGCTACCTTTTAATAATAAGAGGGACTTTTAGTATTTTGATGCAGGGTAATTTCATTTATGAATATTGAAGAGTTTTTTGAGTTAAGTGCTGGTAAATGGTTTTCTCACCGTACTAGCCACCATTTAGCATTTAAACAGTCTGAAGATGGCAAGTCAGATATTGTAATTGAGATGTTGGCCGCAGATCATCCAGAAGTGATTCAACTATGTCAGCAGTACGAAGTCAACCCCAGTGAAGCTTCCTGTGGTGCGAGAGTTACATGGAACGGCACAATGGAATGGGATGAAGAGAAACACACAGGTTCAACTGTGTTAGTTACTATACCCGATGCTGATAATCCCAGTGAAGGTAAGTTACTCCGCGAAATGGGTTATGCAGAAAAAGCCCCTGTCGCCGGGCGCTACAAGATGGGTAGTGATGACGCATTAACCTTAACCACAGAGTACGAAACTATGTGGTCAGAAGAACGTCTGTGGTTTGCCAGTCCCAATTTAAGAATGCGCGTCAGTATTCTTAAACGCTTTGGCGGTTTTAGTATGGCTTCCTTTACTTCGGAAATTCGGATGGGTGGTAGTCCAGCAGCGGCAAAAGCAGCTGAAGTTAGTAATTCAGCTTCTTAACAGAGATAGGAGGTAGGATAATCTTCCCTACCTTCTCCCTACTATCCTAAATTTGCAGTAAGTTAGCGATCGCCTGTGGTAATGGCAAAATAATGATAATTAATAAAGCCATCGCCATTAATCCTAAAATGTCACGTCCATTATCCAATTCAGTGACATCGTTCAAGGCAGGTTCATCAATCAAAGGCATAAATAATAAAATTATCGCCCAGACAAAAAATTCTGACTGTACCAAAGAAAGTAATAGCAGTAATAAGCGAGCTATTTGACCAATTACTATCGCTGTGCGTTGCCCAAACATAGCATGAACAATATGACCACCATCTAGTTGTCCTACGGGCATTAAATTCAAGGCTGTGACAATTAATCCTAAAAAACCAGCCACAGCTAAGGGATGCAAATCAATAGCAGATTTAGCCGTTAACTGACTACCCAAAGCCACCTTAGAAAGTAATGCTAATAAAATTGAATATTTTGGATTTAGTGCATCTGGATTGAGAATTCCTGTTTTGTCCGTTAAAGGAACTATCTCAGAATGGGCTAAACCCCATATTAAAAAGGGTAATGTTGCGAAAAATCCTGCAATTGGCCCAGCAATACTGACATCAAATAAAGCTTTACGGTGAGGAATTGGACTACGCATTTGAATAAATGCGCCGAAAGTCCCCAAGAAAAAAGGCATAGGGATAAAATATGGCAGAGTTGAACGAATTTTGTAGAACTTAGCTGTCAAGTAATGACCAAGTTCGTGAATGCCTAAAATTGTGATTAACCCCAAAGAATATGGCAATCCTTCTAAGAAAACATTTGGATCAGCCTTCAAGGTTGTGAGGTCAACACCAGCAATTCTCGCTCCCACAAAGGTGGTAGTCAAAATAGTTGTAATTAGTAATAGAAGTGCTATTCCTGGTCTCGTTAACTTTTCTGGTTTGTTTTTATTGACGGCTTCAGCCGCCTGTGAATTAGGTACTAAAACAAAGAAAGGTTTGCCATTCAGCCCTTCTTGAAAGATAACTAAAAAGCGATCGCCAAATTCTGATTCGATGTTGGCTTTAATTCGCTGGTAAGCTTGCAGGGGTGTCGTTCTTAACTGCCCTCGACAGATAATAGCTTGGGGTCGATACTCAAGATTTTGAATATAGTATACAGACCAGGGAAAACAATTTCGTAGCTGGCTTTCTTCGGTAGGTTCAATGGGACGCACTGGCACTGGTTCTGCGGTAGGATGGATAGCCGATTCTAATTTAGGAGCTTGGGGTTCAG
This window of the Nostoc sp. HK-01 genome carries:
- a CDS encoding PBS lyase HEAT-like repeat protein is translated as MAALPLQEISAQLESSNLRDRMVALASLRDVPAEDAVPLIKKVLDDDSLQLRSMAIFALGIKQTDECYAILVRILQTDPDYGIRADAAGALGYLGDVRAFEALARAFYEDTDWLVRFSAAVALGNLKDPRAREILLQALDSKEAVLQEAAISALGEIGDLAAVDNILKFAQSDDWLVRQRLVEALGNLPTPKSISALKYLEKDSHPNVSEAARICLKRIEEKGKQA